The proteins below come from a single Parageobacillus toebii NBRC 107807 genomic window:
- the menG gene encoding demethylmenaquinone methyltransferase yields the protein MYQSKEERVHHVFEKIYKHYDRMNSVISFRRHLKWREDTMKRMNVQKGKKALDVCCGTADWTIALAEAVGPSGEVYGLDFSKNMLQVGEQKVKERQLANVKLIHGNAMNIPFPDNTFDYVTIGFGLRNVPDYMTVLKEMYRVVKPGGKVVCLETSQPTLIGFRQLYYFYFRFIMPLFGKLFAKSYEEYSWLQESARDFPGRDELAQMFRDAGFVDIEVKSYTFGVAAMHLGHKR from the coding sequence ATGTATCAATCAAAAGAAGAACGGGTTCATCATGTATTTGAAAAAATTTATAAACATTACGATCGAATGAATTCGGTCATTAGTTTCCGGCGTCATCTCAAATGGCGTGAGGATACGATGAAGCGAATGAATGTACAAAAGGGGAAAAAGGCGCTCGACGTTTGCTGCGGTACTGCCGATTGGACGATTGCGCTTGCTGAAGCGGTCGGGCCAAGCGGTGAAGTATACGGGCTTGATTTCAGCAAAAATATGTTGCAAGTTGGCGAACAAAAAGTAAAAGAACGCCAGTTGGCAAACGTAAAACTGATTCACGGCAATGCGATGAACATACCATTTCCTGATAATACGTTTGATTATGTAACGATTGGCTTTGGTTTGCGCAATGTACCTGACTATATGACGGTGCTGAAAGAAATGTATCGCGTCGTAAAGCCAGGCGGCAAAGTCGTTTGCCTTGAAACATCGCAGCCGACGTTAATTGGTTTTCGTCAGTTATACTATTTTTACTTTCGCTTTATTATGCCTCTATTTGGAAAGTTATTTGCAAAGAGTTATGAGGAATATTCGTGGCTTCAGGAATCGGCGCGCGATTTTCCTGGAAGGGATGAGCTTGCACAGATGTTCCGCGACGCCGGCTTCGTCGATATTGAAGTCAAATCGTACACATTTGGAGTTGCTGCAATGCATTTAGGTCATAAACGATAA
- a CDS encoding heptaprenyl diphosphate synthase component 1 has product MQIFGARVIILKNIMIKIALLKEQIERFLHHSYLLQHIPSRPIDEDRILLSLSMLEDAQISPEKADHYIIPMMLVQIALDTHDEVTNSVSNHEDDDLKTRQLVVLAGDLYSGLYYDYLAKLNEISMIRLFAEAIKEINEHKIRLYQKDIERIETLFDSVGTIESALICKMAEHFSAPLWVNFSYDYLLLKRLNKERETFIHSGSSVLFEQMANIVFPKTKTVTKEQKHYLLHICNRYIDHCKEKLLKIKLEVNEALQIRISELTGGFSAIAKKTVEEG; this is encoded by the coding sequence ATGCAAATTTTTGGGGCAAGGGTGATTATATTGAAAAACATCATGATAAAAATCGCATTGTTAAAAGAGCAAATTGAACGATTTCTTCACCATTCTTATTTGCTTCAGCATATACCGTCAAGACCAATCGACGAAGATCGCATTTTGCTATCATTATCCATGTTAGAAGATGCGCAAATTTCCCCAGAGAAAGCTGACCATTATATTATTCCAATGATGCTTGTCCAAATCGCCCTTGATACCCATGACGAAGTAACAAATTCTGTTTCCAACCATGAAGACGATGATTTGAAAACAAGACAACTGGTGGTCCTTGCAGGGGATTTATATAGCGGTTTATATTACGATTATTTAGCAAAGTTGAATGAAATTTCGATGATTCGTCTGTTTGCAGAGGCCATTAAAGAGATTAATGAGCATAAAATTCGATTATATCAAAAAGATATTGAACGAATTGAAACATTATTCGACAGTGTTGGAACGATTGAGTCAGCATTAATTTGCAAAATGGCAGAGCATTTTTCTGCGCCGTTATGGGTAAATTTTTCGTATGATTACTTGCTGTTAAAACGGTTAAACAAGGAAAGAGAGACGTTTATCCATTCTGGTTCTTCCGTTTTGTTTGAGCAAATGGCAAATATCGTATTTCCAAAAACAAAAACGGTGACAAAAGAGCAAAAACATTATTTGCTCCATATTTGTAATCGCTATATTGACCATTGCAAAGAGAAATTGCTAAAAATAAAATTAGAAGTCAATGAGGCGTTGCAAATCCGCATTTCCGAGTTAACTGGCGGTTTTTCAGCCATCGCGAAAAAGACGGTGGAAGAAGGGTAG
- the mtrB gene encoding trp RNA-binding attenuation protein MtrB produces the protein MNINSDYIVIKALEDGVNVIGLTRGADTRFHHSEKLDKGEVLIAQFTEHTSAIKVRGKAYIQTRHGEIESEGKK, from the coding sequence ATGAATATAAACAGCGACTATATCGTTATTAAAGCACTCGAGGATGGTGTGAACGTCATCGGGCTAACAAGAGGAGCGGATACACGTTTTCACCATTCGGAAAAGCTCGATAAAGGCGAAGTGTTGATCGCTCAATTCACTGAACATACATCAGCCATTAAAGTAAGAGGAAAAGCGTATATTCAAACGAGACATGGAGAAATTGAGTCAGAAGGAAAAAAGTAA
- the folE gene encoding GTP cyclohydrolase I FolE, protein MPHVNYEQIEYAVRLILEAIGEDPNREGLVDTPKRVAKMYAEVFAGLHEDPKQHFQTVFSEDHEELVLVKDIPFYSMCEHHLVPFFGVAHVAYIPRGGKVTGLSKLARAVETVARRPQLQERITATVADSIMETLDPYGVMVVVEAEHMCMTMRGVKKPGAKTVTTAVRGVFETDQVARAEVLSLIKG, encoded by the coding sequence ATGCCACACGTGAATTATGAACAAATTGAATATGCAGTTCGGTTGATTTTAGAGGCGATTGGGGAAGATCCGAATCGTGAAGGATTGGTCGATACGCCAAAACGAGTTGCGAAGATGTATGCCGAAGTATTTGCGGGATTGCATGAAGATCCAAAGCAGCATTTTCAAACCGTATTTAGTGAAGACCATGAGGAGTTAGTGCTAGTCAAAGATATTCCGTTTTACTCTATGTGCGAGCATCATTTAGTTCCGTTTTTTGGAGTTGCTCATGTCGCATATATTCCTCGCGGCGGAAAAGTCACAGGGTTAAGCAAGCTGGCACGAGCGGTGGAAACAGTAGCTCGCCGCCCGCAATTGCAGGAACGCATTACAGCGACAGTGGCTGATTCGATTATGGAAACACTCGATCCATATGGAGTAATGGTAGTGGTCGAGGCAGAACATATGTGCATGACGATGCGCGGCGTGAAAAAACCAGGAGCAAAAACAGTGACAACGGCGGTGAGAGGAGTATTTGAAACGGACCAAGTCGCCCGTGCAGAAGTGCTTTCGCTCATAAAAGGATAA
- a CDS encoding HU family DNA-binding protein, with amino-acid sequence MNKTDLINAVAETSGLSKKDATKAVDAVFESITEALRKGDKVQLIGFGNFEVRERAARKGRNPQTGEEMEIPASKVPAFKPGKALKDAVK; translated from the coding sequence ATGAATAAAACGGATTTAATCAACGCAGTTGCTGAAACTAGCGGTCTTTCCAAAAAGGACGCAACAAAAGCAGTAGATGCTGTATTTGAATCTATTACGGAAGCGTTAAGAAAAGGTGATAAAGTTCAATTAATTGGATTTGGGAACTTTGAAGTGCGTGAGCGTGCAGCTCGTAAAGGGCGCAATCCGCAAACAGGAGAAGAAATGGAAATTCCTGCGAGCAAAGTTCCTGCTTTCAAACCAGGTAAAGCTCTTAAAGATGCTGTAAAGTAA
- the spoIVA gene encoding stage IV sporulation protein A — MEKVDIFKDIAERTGGDIYLGVVGAVRTGKSTFIKRFMELVVIPNIKNEADKARTQDELPQSAAGKTIMTTEPKFVPNQAVTVKVDEGLEVNIRLVDCVGYAVPGAKGYEDENGPRMIHTPWYEEPIPFHEAAEIGTRKVIQEHSTIGVVITTDGTIGEIPRQDYVEAEERVINELKEVGKPFIMIINTVRPHHPDTEVLRRELAEKYDIPVLAMSVEGMREADVYNVLREALYEFPVLEVNVNLPSWVMVLREDHWLRESYQEAVRDTVKDIKRLRDVDRVVQQFSEYDFIEKASLAGIEMGQGIAEIDLYAPDELYDQILKEVVGVEIRGRDHLLQLMQDFAHAKAEYDQIADALKMVKQTGYGVAAPALSDMSLEEPEIIRQGSRFGVRLKAVAPSIHMIKVDVESEFAPIIGTEKQSEELVRYLMQDFEDDPLSIWNSDIFGRSLSSIVREGIQAKLALMPENARYKLKETLERIINEGSGGLIAIIL; from the coding sequence TTGGAAAAAGTCGATATTTTCAAAGATATCGCCGAGCGAACTGGTGGCGATATTTATTTAGGAGTAGTCGGAGCGGTCCGGACCGGTAAATCTACTTTTATAAAAAGATTTATGGAACTTGTCGTCATCCCTAACATTAAAAACGAAGCAGATAAAGCGCGTACGCAAGATGAACTGCCGCAAAGCGCCGCTGGAAAAACGATTATGACGACGGAGCCAAAATTTGTACCGAACCAAGCTGTTACCGTAAAAGTCGATGAGGGATTAGAAGTAAATATTCGCCTCGTTGATTGTGTAGGATATGCTGTTCCAGGCGCAAAAGGCTATGAAGATGAAAACGGCCCGCGTATGATTCATACCCCATGGTACGAGGAGCCGATTCCGTTTCACGAAGCGGCAGAAATCGGCACACGAAAAGTGATTCAAGAACATTCTACGATCGGTGTGGTCATTACGACCGACGGCACAATCGGCGAGATTCCGCGCCAAGATTATGTGGAAGCAGAAGAGCGCGTCATTAATGAGCTGAAGGAAGTCGGTAAGCCGTTTATTATGATTATTAATACCGTTCGCCCTCATCATCCTGATACAGAAGTTCTTCGTCGCGAGCTTGCGGAAAAATACGATATTCCAGTGTTGGCAATGAGCGTAGAAGGCATGCGGGAAGCGGACGTTTATAACGTGCTTCGTGAAGCATTATATGAGTTTCCGGTATTAGAAGTGAATGTGAACTTACCGAGCTGGGTCATGGTGCTCCGCGAAGATCATTGGCTTCGCGAAAGCTATCAAGAAGCTGTGCGCGATACGGTAAAAGACATTAAACGGCTGCGCGATGTCGACAGAGTTGTGCAGCAATTCAGCGAATATGATTTTATTGAAAAAGCCAGCCTTGCCGGCATTGAAATGGGGCAAGGAATTGCGGAAATTGATTTATATGCACCAGATGAACTGTATGATCAAATTTTAAAAGAAGTCGTTGGTGTAGAAATTCGCGGAAGGGATCATCTATTACAGCTCATGCAAGATTTTGCCCATGCAAAAGCCGAATATGATCAAATTGCTGATGCGCTGAAAATGGTTAAACAAACCGGTTACGGTGTTGCAGCGCCGGCGCTTTCCGATATGAGCCTAGAAGAGCCGGAGATTATTCGCCAAGGATCTCGCTTCGGTGTTCGGCTAAAAGCGGTAGCTCCGTCCATTCATATGATTAAAGTGGACGTCGAATCGGAATTTGCGCCAATTATCGGTACGGAAAAACAAAGCGAAGAACTTGTCCGTTATTTAATGCAAGATTTTGAAGATGATCCTCTCTCTATTTGGAATTCAGACATATTTGGCCGTTCGCTTAGCTCGATCGTCCGCGAAGGCATTCAAGCAAAACTTGCCCTGATGCCGGAAAATGCGCGTTACAAGTTAAAAGAAACGCTAGAGCGCATTATTAACGAAGGCTCTGGCGGTTTAATCGCAATTATTTTATAA
- a CDS encoding DUF2768 domain-containing protein, with amino-acid sequence MSPALAKMWIAITSMVFMFISVFSIYISRYKAKNKIIRFILAFIAYVLMILAGIIIIFVVFSGPTPE; translated from the coding sequence ATGTCACCGGCGTTGGCGAAAATGTGGATTGCCATTACCTCAATGGTATTCATGTTTATTTCGGTATTTTCAATTTATATTAGCCGTTATAAAGCAAAAAACAAGATTATTCGATTTATTTTGGCATTTATCGCTTATGTCCTTATGATTTTAGCAGGAATTATTATTATTTTTGTCGTATTTAGCGGACCTACACCAGAATAG
- a CDS encoding NAD(P)H-dependent glycerol-3-phosphate dehydrogenase: MKQITVLGAGSWGTALSIVLADNKYLVRLWGHRSEQIEEINTKRTNEKYLPGIQLPEGIVGYDDLCRALDHIQTVVLAVPTKAIREVLRKVGNCIHEPITIVAVSKGIEPDTHKRVSEIIEEEMGELLQDVVVLSGPSHAEEVSLRHPTTVTVSSKNMKAAERIQDLFMNHQYFRVYTNPDLIGVELGGALKNIIALAAGITDGLGYGDNAKAALITRGLAEIARLGCALGANPLTFAGLTGVGDLIVTCTSVHSRNWRAGHMLGKGKKLDEVLESMGMVVEGVRTTKAAYQLAKKLGVKMPITEVLYEVLFDGKDPKDAVDSLMSRGKTQEMDDLMNILTESQQ; encoded by the coding sequence ATGAAGCAAATTACAGTGCTAGGAGCAGGAAGCTGGGGGACAGCGCTTTCCATTGTTTTAGCAGATAACAAATATCTTGTTCGTCTTTGGGGGCACCGTTCGGAGCAGATTGAGGAAATAAACACAAAACGGACGAATGAAAAATATTTGCCAGGGATTCAGCTGCCTGAAGGAATTGTTGGTTATGATGATCTTTGTCGGGCGCTAGATCATATTCAAACGGTTGTGTTAGCTGTACCGACAAAAGCAATCCGAGAAGTATTACGGAAAGTGGGCAATTGTATTCATGAACCAATCACCATTGTAGCAGTGAGTAAAGGAATTGAACCAGACACACATAAACGTGTCTCTGAAATCATTGAGGAAGAAATGGGAGAGCTTTTGCAAGATGTTGTCGTCTTATCTGGCCCGAGCCATGCCGAGGAAGTAAGCTTGCGCCATCCGACGACCGTAACCGTTTCTTCGAAAAACATGAAAGCGGCGGAGCGCATTCAAGATTTGTTTATGAACCACCAATACTTTCGCGTTTACACCAATCCGGATTTAATTGGGGTTGAACTCGGTGGAGCGTTGAAAAATATTATCGCTTTAGCTGCCGGTATTACGGATGGATTAGGATATGGGGATAATGCAAAAGCGGCCCTTATTACAAGAGGTCTTGCAGAAATTGCCCGCTTAGGCTGCGCGCTTGGTGCCAATCCGCTGACCTTTGCCGGATTAACAGGCGTCGGCGACTTAATTGTCACATGTACAAGTGTTCATTCACGAAATTGGCGCGCTGGTCATATGTTGGGAAAAGGAAAAAAGCTGGATGAAGTGCTTGAAAGCATGGGAATGGTTGTAGAAGGGGTAAGAACAACGAAAGCGGCTTATCAGCTTGCCAAAAAACTCGGAGTAAAAATGCCAATCACGGAAGTGCTTTATGAAGTACTGTTCGACGGAAAAGATCCAAAAGATGCGGTGGATTCGTTAATGTCGCGCGGGAAAACGCAAGAGATGGATGATTTAATGAATATTCTTACGGAATCGCAACAGTAA
- the der gene encoding ribosome biogenesis GTPase Der — MTNPVVAIVGRPNVGKSTIFNRIVGERISIVEDVPGVTRDRIYSSAEWLNHKFYLIDTGGIDIGDEPLLVQIRQQAEIAIDEADVIIFMVNGRDGVTAADEEVAKILHRSNKPVVLAVNKIDNPEMRDLIYDFYALGFGDPYPISGSHGTGLGDLLDAVARHFPKRGQEEYEEDVIKFCLIGRPNVGKSSLVNAILGEERVIVSDIAGTTRDAVDTTFVREGQEYVIIDTAGMRKRGKIYESTEKYSVLRALKAIERSDVVLVVLNAEEGIIEQDKKIAGYAHEAGRGVIIVVNKWDAIEKDDKTLIEFERKIRDHFPFLDYAPIIFVSAKTKQRLHKLLPLVRMVSENHAMRVQTNVLNEVIMDAVAMNPTPTHNGRRLKIYYMTQVAVKPPTFVVFVNDPELMHFSYERFLENRIRDAFGFEGTPIKIIARPRK, encoded by the coding sequence ATGACCAATCCAGTCGTAGCAATTGTTGGACGTCCGAATGTTGGAAAATCAACGATTTTTAACCGAATCGTTGGTGAGCGTATTTCCATTGTGGAGGATGTACCTGGGGTGACTCGCGACAGAATTTACAGCAGCGCGGAATGGTTAAATCATAAATTTTACTTAATTGATACAGGCGGGATCGATATTGGCGATGAGCCGCTTTTAGTGCAAATTCGCCAACAAGCGGAAATCGCGATCGATGAAGCAGATGTTATTATTTTTATGGTAAACGGCCGTGATGGAGTGACAGCGGCTGATGAGGAAGTAGCGAAAATTTTACACCGTTCTAACAAACCTGTTGTCCTTGCGGTGAATAAAATTGATAATCCAGAAATGCGCGATCTCATTTACGATTTTTATGCACTTGGGTTTGGCGATCCATATCCGATTTCCGGTTCGCACGGAACGGGGCTCGGTGATTTATTGGATGCAGTAGCACGTCATTTTCCAAAACGCGGTCAAGAAGAATATGAAGAAGATGTAATTAAGTTTTGTTTAATCGGACGGCCGAATGTTGGCAAATCATCCCTTGTTAATGCCATTTTAGGAGAAGAGCGCGTCATTGTCAGCGATATTGCCGGTACGACACGGGATGCTGTCGATACAACGTTTGTGAGGGAAGGACAAGAATATGTTATTATTGATACAGCAGGAATGAGAAAAAGAGGAAAAATTTATGAAAGCACCGAAAAATATAGTGTATTGCGCGCGTTAAAAGCGATTGAGCGCTCTGATGTCGTTCTCGTTGTTTTGAACGCCGAAGAGGGGATTATCGAACAAGATAAAAAAATTGCCGGATATGCCCATGAAGCGGGGCGAGGTGTAATCATTGTTGTAAACAAATGGGATGCGATTGAAAAAGATGACAAAACATTAATCGAATTTGAGCGGAAAATTCGTGATCATTTTCCATTTCTTGATTATGCGCCAATTATCTTTGTTTCTGCAAAAACAAAACAACGCTTACATAAATTATTGCCGCTCGTTCGCATGGTGAGTGAAAATCATGCGATGCGCGTGCAAACAAATGTGTTGAATGAAGTGATTATGGATGCAGTAGCAATGAATCCGACACCAACGCATAACGGGAGGCGCTTAAAAATTTATTACATGACGCAAGTGGCTGTAAAACCGCCAACGTTTGTTGTTTTTGTCAACGACCCAGAATTGATGCATTTCTCCTATGAACGCTTTTTAGAAAACCGCATCCGCGATGCGTTTGGCTTCGAAGGCACACCAATAAAAATCATCGCCAGACCAAGGAAATAA
- a CDS encoding capping complex subunit for YIEGIA, producing MTHEKMILAVITTNAQKVAGGAPIFTCETKEEMERIAANLEAILDGIAHELAEELFIIVKH from the coding sequence ATGACACATGAGAAAATGATCCTAGCTGTCATTACAACGAATGCGCAAAAAGTTGCGGGAGGGGCTCCGATTTTTACATGTGAAACAAAAGAAGAAATGGAGAGGATCGCCGCCAATTTAGAAGCGATTCTTGATGGGATTGCTCATGAGCTGGCAGAAGAATTATTCATCATTGTCAAGCATTAG
- a CDS encoding YIEGIA family protein — MNEYTFPILYGVVVGVLTRLYLLRTDYRQYPTYLHGKTIHIALGVIAAGLGTIAVPAIMEKEFTAITFLALAASQFREVRNMERNTLNELDQYELVPRGKTYIEGIAIVFEGRNYLVIFTSFFSTLAYLIWNVWAAMVVSVICLFIAHRLMTGNRLKDIADVEYVKPHFEGAGLYVDNIYIMNIGLQARREEILRYGMGFILTPKNFNARTTIANLGQRQAILHDVSSALGVYRDSGTPALVPLAKRDLNDGRVGIFILPQVNDIEKAKKIIENAPILENAIRMPKKRQFIRKGE, encoded by the coding sequence ATGAATGAATATACTTTTCCCATTCTATATGGAGTTGTGGTTGGAGTGCTGACACGGTTATATTTATTACGGACAGACTATCGTCAATATCCGACATATTTGCACGGAAAAACCATTCACATCGCTCTTGGTGTGATTGCTGCTGGCCTCGGCACCATTGCCGTTCCGGCCATTATGGAAAAAGAATTTACAGCCATCACTTTTTTAGCGCTTGCTGCGTCGCAGTTTCGTGAAGTGCGCAATATGGAACGCAATACATTGAACGAACTTGACCAATATGAACTTGTGCCGCGCGGAAAGACATATATTGAAGGAATTGCCATTGTTTTTGAAGGGCGCAACTATTTAGTTATTTTTACTTCTTTCTTTTCCACACTTGCGTATTTAATATGGAATGTTTGGGCAGCAATGGTTGTCAGCGTGATTTGTTTGTTCATTGCGCACCGGTTAATGACAGGGAATCGCTTAAAAGATATTGCAGACGTGGAATATGTAAAGCCGCATTTTGAAGGAGCGGGATTATATGTTGATAACATTTACATTATGAATATCGGGCTGCAAGCACGCCGCGAAGAGATTTTGCGATATGGGATGGGGTTTATTTTAACGCCGAAAAATTTTAATGCGCGCACAACGATTGCAAACCTGGGACAACGGCAGGCGATTTTGCATGACGTATCTTCCGCGCTTGGAGTATATCGCGATTCAGGGACGCCGGCGCTTGTGCCCCTAGCCAAACGGGATTTAAATGATGGGCGTGTGGGTATTTTTATTTTGCCGCAGGTGAATGACATCGAAAAGGCAAAAAAGATTATTGAGAATGCACCGATATTAGAAAATGCTATTCGTATGCCAAAAAAACGGCAGTTCATTCGAAAGGGAGAATAG
- a CDS encoding YphA family membrane protein — MEGIYFYSFFWIIWMIATFFMKKTRQRTMLAAIALITIILSSVSLYIGSFCVTLSFLFLFFLSCYFTAKQTRRKLLYLVIAALTIAFAYTSFQLLVLFDPVWIWMDRTWMLAGMLFIICFLFYENIQSRLVCLIIGSCQGEILYSIISKRVAFSYIIGSFSFLDTISISAFCLLIWTLFEQIAVYVDGKKQIRGTRQP; from the coding sequence ATGGAAGGTATTTATTTTTACTCCTTTTTTTGGATAATATGGATGATCGCAACTTTTTTTATGAAAAAAACACGCCAACGGACGATGTTGGCCGCGATCGCATTGATTACCATTATCCTCTCATCTGTTTCGCTGTATATAGGCAGTTTTTGTGTAACGCTTTCTTTTTTATTTCTTTTTTTCTTATCCTGTTATTTCACGGCAAAGCAAACTCGTCGGAAGCTTCTATATTTAGTGATCGCCGCATTGACGATTGCCTTTGCCTATACATCTTTCCAATTGCTCGTTCTTTTTGACCCAGTATGGATATGGATGGATCGTACATGGATGCTTGCAGGGATGCTATTCATAATATGTTTTCTATTTTACGAAAATATTCAATCACGCTTAGTATGCTTGATCATTGGAAGCTGCCAAGGAGAAATATTGTACTCCATCATTTCCAAAAGAGTAGCGTTTTCATATATCATTGGTTCTTTTTCTTTTTTAGACACAATATCCATTAGTGCGTTTTGCTTGCTTATTTGGACGCTATTCGAGCAGATTGCGGTGTATGTCGATGGAAAAAAACAAATAAGGGGGACAAGACAGCCATGA
- a CDS encoding YpzI family protein, translated as MGKDRQEKKLKQSHRVESDRDQSIEHKGATRLEDPEAARERNQH; from the coding sequence GTGGGCAAAGACCGGCAAGAAAAAAAGCTAAAACAATCACACCGCGTCGAGTCCGACCGTGATCAATCTATCGAACACAAAGGCGCAACAAGACTCGAAGACCCAGAAGCAGCAAGAGAACGAAATCAACACTAA
- a CDS encoding Ger(x)C family spore germination protein — MGILQKAAKIVFACVHLILLSGCWDRTEVNDLALIVGLGIDQTKNGEIRLTVEIVVPKSAGGGGQMIGGGSDGGGGGGGGETIIRSGTGVTVADAISNLQEKLPRRVFWGHMKVIVFGEKAAKAGIRQHLDFLSRNPEARLRSNVLVSEGTAKSVLELVPPIEQSSSEVLRELSESQLLLRVTVKDVLQMLSGDAGAAALPMVKIKPPEEGKKELQPIAFIQRTAIFKKDKMIGDIDDQLTRGVLWLRNEIKEANVTVTLKGEKGNITATLIKAHTELIPKYEKGKWKMIVKATAEDDIILNGTKLNLMNPKYAKMIEKELEKETNKRIQAALKKVQKEMKADIFGFADTFHRKYPREWNRVKDRWEEIFPDVEVIVKTKAYVRRPGIGTVPQGLLEQEVKK; from the coding sequence ATGGGCATCTTGCAAAAAGCAGCAAAAATTGTTTTCGCTTGTGTTCATCTTATTTTGCTAAGCGGCTGTTGGGACCGGACAGAAGTCAACGATTTAGCGCTAATCGTAGGATTAGGAATTGATCAAACAAAAAATGGGGAGATCAGGCTTACAGTGGAAATAGTTGTTCCGAAATCAGCCGGTGGAGGAGGACAGATGATAGGTGGTGGCAGTGATGGTGGAGGTGGTGGGGGTGGGGGTGAAACGATTATAAGATCGGGAACGGGTGTTACCGTGGCTGATGCGATCTCGAACCTGCAAGAGAAGCTTCCTCGCCGTGTCTTTTGGGGGCACATGAAAGTGATCGTGTTTGGGGAGAAAGCGGCAAAAGCAGGGATTCGCCAGCATCTCGACTTTCTGAGCCGCAATCCAGAAGCTCGCCTTCGTTCCAATGTATTAGTGAGTGAAGGAACTGCGAAAAGTGTGCTTGAATTGGTCCCTCCGATTGAGCAAAGCTCATCAGAAGTGCTGCGGGAATTGTCAGAATCGCAGCTTTTACTGCGAGTAACGGTAAAAGATGTTCTGCAAATGCTAAGCGGCGATGCCGGTGCAGCGGCTCTTCCCATGGTGAAGATCAAGCCGCCGGAAGAAGGGAAAAAAGAACTACAGCCCATTGCGTTTATCCAACGCACCGCCATTTTTAAGAAGGATAAAATGATCGGAGATATTGATGATCAGTTGACTCGGGGCGTGCTTTGGCTCAGAAATGAGATTAAAGAGGCGAATGTCACGGTTACGCTGAAAGGGGAAAAGGGAAATATTACGGCCACGCTGATAAAAGCGCATACGGAACTTATCCCGAAATATGAGAAAGGCAAATGGAAGATGATCGTAAAGGCGACTGCGGAAGACGATATCATATTAAACGGAACGAAATTGAACTTGATGAATCCTAAGTATGCGAAAATGATCGAAAAAGAATTGGAAAAGGAGACGAATAAGCGCATTCAAGCCGCATTGAAAAAAGTACAAAAAGAAATGAAAGCCGATATTTTTGGCTTTGCAGATACTTTCCATCGAAAATATCCAAGAGAATGGAACCGGGTAAAGGATCGTTGGGAGGAAATTTTCCCTGACGTTGAAGTGATTGTGAAGACGAAGGCATACGTCCGCAGACCAGGTATAGGCACCGTTCCGCAAGGATTGCTTGAACAAGAGGTGAAAAAATAA